Proteins encoded by one window of Serratia nevei:
- a CDS encoding IS3 family transposase, with amino-acid sequence MIFSPQHKIGDLMNKRTKRTFTPEFRLECAQLIVDKGYSYRQASEAVNVGSTTLESWVRQLRRERQFAVPEPDRVWYGDITYIWAGNRWCYLAVVMDLFARRVIGWSLSANADTALISNALRMAYETRSQPRDVMFHSDQGSQYTGLKYQQLLWRYRIKQSVSRRGNCWDNSPMERFFRSLKTEWVPANGYVGKDEARRQINRYILNYYNSVRPHHYNGGLTPEESENRYRSYCKTVANIT; translated from the coding sequence GTGATATTCTCACCTCAACATAAAATAGGTGACTTAATGAACAAGAGAACTAAGCGTACTTTTACCCCTGAGTTCAGGCTGGAATGTGCACAGCTGATCGTTGATAAGGGCTACTCATATCGACAAGCCAGTGAAGCGGTTAATGTTGGTTCTACCACGCTTGAATCTTGGGTACGCCAGCTCAGACGAGAGCGCCAGTTCGCTGTACCGGAGCCAGACCGGGTATGGTACGGAGATATTACTTATATCTGGGCAGGAAATCGCTGGTGCTATCTGGCGGTCGTAATGGATCTTTTTGCCCGCAGAGTTATCGGCTGGAGTCTGTCAGCGAATGCCGATACAGCACTGATAAGCAACGCTCTGCGGATGGCATATGAGACGCGTAGCCAACCGCGTGATGTCATGTTCCATAGCGATCAGGGAAGCCAGTATACAGGCCTGAAATATCAGCAACTTCTCTGGCGTTACAGAATAAAGCAAAGCGTCAGTCGGCGGGGAAACTGCTGGGATAACAGCCCGATGGAACGCTTCTTCCGCAGCCTGAAAACAGAATGGGTACCAGCGAATGGCTACGTGGGCAAAGACGAAGCCCGGCGGCAAATCAATCGCTATATATTGAATTACTACAATAGCGTCAGACCACATCATTATAACGGTGGACTGACGCCAGAAGAATCAGAGAACAGATACCGTTCTTACTGTAAAACCGTGGCCAATATTACTTGA
- the cutC gene encoding copper homeostasis protein CutC, with product MIKLEVCCFSVDCALTAERAGADRIELCASQSEGGLTPSYGTLRLARERVAIPVHPIVRPRGGDFCYGAVDFEVIKQDLRQIREMGFPGVVVGMLDEEGHIDLPRMREVMKLCEGMAVTFHRAFDMCQNPMVALEQLTELGVARILTSGQQQSAELGLPLLRDLRQASHGPVIMAGAGVRLSNLHKFVDIGLHELHSSSGHLVPSTMRYRKAGVTMCSDNEFDEFSHYCVDGEMVEAMKNALALVDPLAQSA from the coding sequence ATGATAAAACTGGAAGTTTGTTGCTTTAGCGTCGACTGCGCGCTGACGGCCGAACGGGCAGGCGCCGATCGTATCGAGTTGTGCGCCAGCCAGAGCGAGGGGGGATTGACGCCGAGCTATGGCACGCTGCGTCTGGCGCGCGAGCGGGTGGCGATCCCGGTGCATCCGATCGTTCGTCCTCGCGGTGGCGATTTCTGCTACGGCGCGGTGGATTTCGAGGTGATCAAACAGGATCTCCGCCAGATCCGCGAGATGGGGTTCCCCGGCGTAGTGGTCGGCATGCTGGACGAAGAAGGGCACATCGATCTGCCGCGCATGCGCGAAGTGATGAAGCTGTGCGAGGGCATGGCGGTGACGTTCCATCGCGCGTTCGACATGTGCCAAAACCCGATGGTGGCGTTGGAACAACTGACCGAGCTGGGCGTAGCGCGCATTCTAACCTCCGGCCAACAGCAGAGCGCCGAACTGGGCCTGCCGCTGCTGCGAGATTTGCGCCAGGCCAGTCATGGCCCGGTGATCATGGCGGGTGCCGGCGTGCGCCTCAGCAATCTGCACAAGTTTGTCGACATCGGTCTGCATGAACTGCACAGCTCTTCCGGCCATCTGGTGCCATCGACCATGCGTTACCGCAAGGCGGGCGTCACCATGTGCTCCGATAACGAGTTTGACGAATTTAGCCATTATTGCGTGGATGGCGAAATGGTGGAGGCGATGAAAAACGCGCTGGCCTTGGTTGATCCCCTGGCGCAAAGCGCATAA
- a CDS encoding MalY/PatB family protein: MAFNFDQWVDRSHSDSVKWDKYRDRDIIPLWVADSDFTSPPAVIEALQRRVAHGVFGYTHPSPDLIEVFTRRMVERYGWHIKPEWIIFLPGLVCGLNLCVRACTEEHQSTLAPSPIYPPFRKAAKFAGRKHLSVPLTAVGQRWVLDFPVMRDRLSGNEKLLLLCNPQNPGGTVYRRDELLQHHQFAREHDLIVCSDEIHCELLLEPGVRHTPFATLNDDAAQRSVTLMSPSKTFNLAGLGASLAIVPNEALRQRLKRARSGIVPEVNLLALVAAQAAYQYGQPWLDEQLIYLRANRDRLTERINAMPGLTVLPIEATYLAWIDCSALPVDNPHQFFERAGVGLSAGLDFGDRRFVRLNFGCRWALLDEALDRMARACAALPG, encoded by the coding sequence ATGGCATTCAATTTTGATCAATGGGTAGACCGCAGTCACAGTGACAGCGTTAAGTGGGATAAATATCGCGACCGCGACATTATTCCGCTTTGGGTCGCCGACAGTGATTTCACCTCACCGCCGGCGGTGATCGAAGCCTTGCAGCGTCGCGTGGCGCACGGCGTATTCGGCTACACTCACCCATCCCCTGATCTTATTGAGGTTTTTACCCGCCGCATGGTAGAGCGCTACGGCTGGCACATCAAGCCTGAATGGATCATTTTCCTGCCTGGGCTGGTGTGCGGCCTGAACCTGTGCGTGCGAGCCTGCACCGAAGAACACCAGAGCACGCTGGCCCCCTCTCCCATTTATCCGCCGTTCCGCAAAGCGGCCAAATTCGCCGGGCGTAAGCACCTCTCGGTGCCGCTAACGGCGGTAGGCCAACGCTGGGTGTTGGACTTCCCCGTGATGCGTGATCGGCTTAGCGGCAACGAGAAGCTTCTGTTGCTGTGCAACCCGCAGAATCCCGGTGGCACCGTTTATCGCCGGGATGAGCTGTTGCAGCACCATCAGTTCGCTCGCGAGCACGATTTAATCGTCTGTTCCGATGAAATCCACTGCGAGCTGCTGCTTGAACCCGGCGTGCGGCATACCCCTTTCGCTACCCTGAATGACGATGCGGCCCAACGCAGCGTGACGCTGATGTCGCCGTCAAAAACGTTTAATCTTGCCGGGCTGGGCGCTTCACTGGCGATCGTTCCCAACGAAGCGCTGCGACAAAGGCTGAAACGCGCGCGCAGCGGCATCGTGCCGGAGGTCAATCTGCTGGCGCTGGTGGCAGCGCAGGCGGCTTATCAATACGGGCAGCCCTGGCTGGACGAGCAGCTGATTTATCTACGTGCCAATCGCGATCGGCTGACCGAGCGCATCAACGCCATGCCGGGGTTGACGGTTTTGCCAATCGAAGCCACCTACCTGGCGTGGATCGATTGCAGCGCTTTACCGGTGGACAACCCGCATCAGTTCTTCGAACGCGCGGGCGTAGGATTAAGCGCCGGTTTGGATTTCGGCGATCGGCGCTTTGTGCGGCTTAACTTTGGTTGCCGGTGGGCCCTGCTCGATGAAGCGCTCGATCGCATGGCGCGAGCCTGTGCGGCACTGCCCGGCTAA
- a CDS encoding VOC family protein, with the protein MTTPLQAIAELDDLVLDLPRFEQALHQFAAKLRLDLAAFTADHISLRCHQNATAERWRQGLMQCGTLLSESMINGRPICLFDLSQPLAVGPWQIDCVELPYPGEKRYPHEGWEHVELVLSGDPQTLHARALSYLADEALLAPGIKLKQSSPKGEGERLPNPTLAITDGTVTIKFHPYSIRDIVASEQG; encoded by the coding sequence ATGACCACCCCCTTGCAGGCCATTGCCGAGCTGGACGACCTGGTGCTCGACCTGCCGCGTTTCGAGCAGGCATTGCATCAATTTGCCGCCAAATTGCGGCTTGATCTGGCCGCGTTTACCGCCGATCACATCTCTCTGCGCTGTCATCAGAACGCCACTGCCGAACGCTGGCGCCAGGGGCTGATGCAGTGCGGGACACTGCTGTCCGAGTCGATGATCAACGGGCGACCTATCTGTCTGTTCGATTTGTCGCAGCCGCTGGCCGTGGGGCCGTGGCAGATAGACTGCGTCGAGCTGCCGTATCCCGGGGAGAAACGCTATCCGCACGAAGGTTGGGAACACGTCGAATTAGTGCTCAGTGGCGATCCGCAGACGCTGCACGCCCGGGCGTTGAGCTACCTTGCCGATGAAGCGCTGCTGGCCCCGGGGATCAAACTGAAGCAAAGCTCGCCAAAAGGCGAGGGCGAGCGGCTACCGAACCCGACGCTGGCCATCACCGACGGAACGGTGACGATAAAGTTTCATCCTTATTCCATTCGAGATATCGTCGCCAGCGAACAAGGTTAG
- the argS gene encoding arginine--tRNA ligase produces MNIQVLLSDKVSQALIAAGAPADCEAQVRPSAKAQFGDYQANGVMSVAKKLGMPPRQLAEKVVQLLDLGDVAAKVEIAGPGFINIFLNSDWVARQADRVLNAPKLGIAPVEPQTIVIDYSAPNVAKEMHVGHLRSTIIGDAAARTQEFLGHKVIRANHVGDWGTQFGMLIAYLEKMQNENASDMGLSDLEQFYREAKKHYDEDAEFAERARAYVVKLQGGDQYCLKMWRKLVDITMAQNQLTYNRLNVTLTEDDVMGESLYNAMLPGIVADLKAKGLAVESEGATVVFLDEYQNKDGDPMGVIIQKKDGGYLYTTTDIACAKYRYETLGANRVLYYIDSRQHQHLMQAWTIVRKAGYVPESVSLEHHMFGMMLGKDGKPFKTRSGGTVKLSDLLDEAIERAEQLIAGKNPDMPEDEMKTVARVVGIGAVKYADLSKSRTTDYVFDWDNMLAFEGNTAPYMQYAYTRVASVFKRAGIDETSLTLPLTLTEEREIALATRLLQFEEVLTTVAREGTPHVMCSYLYDLAGLFSGFYEHCQILNADSEEVRQSRLKLALLTSKTLKTGLDTLGIETVERM; encoded by the coding sequence GTGAATATTCAGGTTCTTCTTTCAGATAAAGTCAGCCAGGCGCTGATCGCCGCTGGCGCGCCAGCCGATTGCGAAGCGCAGGTCCGCCCATCCGCCAAGGCGCAGTTTGGTGATTACCAGGCCAATGGCGTGATGTCCGTCGCCAAAAAGCTGGGCATGCCGCCCCGTCAACTGGCGGAAAAAGTGGTGCAACTGCTGGATCTCGGCGACGTCGCCGCTAAAGTGGAAATCGCCGGCCCCGGCTTTATCAACATCTTCCTGAACAGCGACTGGGTCGCGCGCCAGGCCGACCGAGTGCTAAACGCACCGAAACTGGGCATCGCACCGGTTGAGCCGCAAACTATCGTTATCGACTACTCCGCGCCGAACGTGGCGAAAGAGATGCACGTCGGCCACCTGCGCTCCACCATCATCGGCGACGCCGCGGCACGTACTCAGGAGTTTCTGGGCCATAAAGTGATCCGCGCCAACCACGTCGGCGACTGGGGCACCCAGTTCGGCATGCTGATTGCCTACCTGGAAAAAATGCAGAATGAAAACGCCAGCGACATGGGCCTGTCCGATCTGGAACAGTTCTACCGCGAAGCCAAGAAGCATTACGACGAAGATGCCGAGTTCGCCGAACGCGCGCGCGCTTACGTCGTGAAGCTGCAGGGCGGCGATCAGTACTGTCTGAAAATGTGGCGCAAGCTGGTCGACATCACCATGGCGCAAAACCAGCTGACCTATAACCGCCTGAACGTCACGCTGACCGAAGACGACGTGATGGGCGAAAGTCTGTATAACGCGATGCTGCCGGGCATCGTCGCCGATCTGAAAGCCAAAGGGCTGGCGGTGGAAAGCGAAGGCGCTACCGTGGTGTTCCTCGACGAATACCAGAACAAGGACGGCGATCCGATGGGCGTCATCATCCAGAAAAAGGATGGCGGCTACCTCTACACCACCACCGACATCGCCTGCGCCAAGTATCGCTACGAAACCCTGGGTGCCAATCGCGTCCTGTATTACATCGACTCCCGTCAGCATCAGCACCTGATGCAGGCCTGGACCATCGTGCGCAAGGCCGGTTACGTGCCGGAGTCCGTCTCGCTGGAACACCACATGTTCGGCATGATGCTGGGCAAAGACGGCAAGCCGTTCAAAACCCGCTCGGGCGGTACGGTGAAGCTCTCCGACCTGCTGGATGAGGCCATCGAACGCGCCGAACAGCTGATCGCCGGCAAAAACCCGGATATGCCGGAAGACGAAATGAAAACCGTGGCCCGCGTGGTCGGCATCGGCGCGGTGAAATACGCCGATCTGTCGAAAAGCCGCACCACCGACTATGTCTTCGACTGGGATAACATGCTGGCCTTCGAAGGCAATACCGCGCCTTATATGCAATACGCCTATACCCGTGTGGCATCGGTATTCAAACGCGCCGGCATCGACGAAACCAGCCTGACGCTGCCGCTGACGCTGACCGAAGAGCGCGAAATTGCGCTGGCCACCCGCCTGCTGCAGTTCGAAGAAGTGCTCACCACCGTCGCGCGTGAAGGCACGCCTCACGTCATGTGCAGCTACCTGTACGATCTGGCCGGCCTGTTCTCCGGTTTCTACGAGCACTGCCAGATCCTGAACGCCGACAGCGAAGAAGTGCGTCAGAGCCGCCTGAAGCTGGCGCTGCTGACCTCAAAAACGCTGAAAACCGGTCTGGATACGCTGGGCATCGAAACCGTCGAACGCATGTAA
- the murJ gene encoding murein biosynthesis integral membrane protein MurJ — MNLLKSLAAVSSMTMFSRVLGFARDAIVARVFGAGMATDAFFVAFKLPNLLRRIFAEGAFSQAFVPILAEYKSQQGEEATRTFIAYVSGLLTLVLAVVTVLGMLAAPWVIYITAPGFTDTPDKFALTSALLRITFPYILLISLASLVGAILNTWNRFSIPAFAPTLLNVSMIGFALFAAPYFNPPVLALAWAVVVGGVLQLGYQLPHLRKIGMLVLPRLKLGDAGVWRVMRQMGPAILGVSVSQISLIINTIFASFLVSGSVSWMYYADRLMEFPSGVLGVALGTILLPSLAKSFSSGNHDEYSRLMDWGLRLCFLLALPSAIALGILAKPLTVSLFQYGKFSAFDAAMTQRALVAYSVGLMGLIVVKVLAPGFYSRQDIKTPVKIAIITLIMTQVMNLAFIGPLKHAGLALSIGLAACLNASLLYWQLRKQKIFQPQPGWALFLTKLVIAVLVMSAVLIGAMWLMPAWDQGNMLERLLRLAAVVVAGVLAYFGVLAGLGFRPRDFARRVA; from the coding sequence ATGAACCTACTCAAATCCTTGGCTGCCGTCAGCTCGATGACGATGTTTTCGCGGGTGTTGGGCTTTGCCCGCGATGCAATCGTCGCGCGCGTGTTCGGGGCCGGCATGGCAACGGACGCCTTCTTCGTGGCGTTCAAACTCCCTAATCTGTTACGCCGTATCTTTGCCGAAGGGGCATTTTCGCAGGCCTTCGTGCCGATCCTGGCCGAATACAAGAGCCAGCAGGGTGAAGAGGCGACGCGCACTTTTATCGCCTATGTCTCCGGGCTGTTGACGCTGGTGCTGGCGGTGGTGACGGTGCTGGGGATGCTGGCCGCGCCCTGGGTGATCTATATCACCGCGCCGGGCTTTACCGATACGCCCGACAAGTTTGCCCTGACGTCGGCGCTGCTGCGCATCACATTCCCCTATATTCTGTTGATCTCACTGGCGTCGCTGGTGGGGGCGATCCTCAATACCTGGAACCGCTTCTCGATCCCGGCCTTTGCGCCAACGCTGCTTAACGTCAGCATGATCGGCTTCGCGCTGTTCGCGGCCCCGTATTTCAATCCGCCGGTGCTGGCGCTGGCCTGGGCGGTGGTGGTGGGCGGCGTGCTGCAGCTGGGGTATCAGCTGCCGCACCTGCGCAAGATCGGCATGCTGGTATTGCCGCGCCTCAAGCTGGGCGATGCCGGGGTCTGGCGCGTGATGCGCCAGATGGGGCCGGCGATCCTCGGGGTGTCGGTCAGCCAAATCTCGCTGATCATCAACACCATTTTCGCTTCGTTCCTGGTGTCCGGCTCGGTGTCCTGGATGTACTACGCCGACCGCCTGATGGAGTTTCCTTCCGGCGTGCTGGGCGTGGCCTTGGGCACCATCCTGCTGCCGTCGCTGGCCAAAAGCTTCTCGAGCGGCAACCACGACGAGTATTCGCGCCTGATGGATTGGGGGCTGCGCCTGTGCTTCCTGCTGGCGTTGCCGAGCGCCATTGCGCTCGGCATTTTGGCCAAGCCGCTGACCGTTTCGCTGTTCCAGTATGGCAAATTCAGCGCCTTTGACGCGGCGATGACGCAGCGTGCGCTGGTGGCTTACTCGGTAGGGCTGATGGGGCTGATCGTGGTTAAAGTGCTGGCGCCGGGCTTCTATTCGCGGCAGGACATCAAAACGCCGGTCAAGATCGCCATCATTACGCTGATTATGACGCAGGTGATGAACCTGGCGTTTATTGGCCCGCTGAAGCATGCCGGCCTGGCGCTGTCGATCGGTTTGGCGGCATGTCTGAACGCCTCGCTGCTGTATTGGCAACTGCGCAAGCAGAAGATTTTCCAGCCGCAGCCGGGGTGGGCGCTGTTCCTCACCAAGCTGGTGATCGCCGTGCTGGTGATGTCGGCCGTGTTGATTGGCGCGATGTGGCTGATGCCTGCCTGGGATCAGGGCAACATGCTGGAGCGTTTGCTGCGCTTGGCTGCGGTGGTGGTGGCCGGTGTGTTGGCGTACTTTGGCGTGCTGGCCGGGTTGGGCTTCCGCCCGCGCGATTTTGCTCGCCGGGTCGCCTGA
- a CDS encoding Gfo/Idh/MocA family protein — protein MTKLRVGVVGLGSIAQKAYLPILGQAADWTLVGGFSPNQQKAQPLCDSYRMACFSRLDSLAEQCDAVFVHSSTASHFSVIGELLNRGVHVYVDKPLAETLEQGEQLLELAERRGKTLMVGFNRRFAPLYRQLKQQMNQPASIRMDKHRTDSVGPHDLRFTLLDDYLHVVDTALWLAGGHEQLLSGRLQANAAGEMLYAEHHFACGDTQVTTSMHRRGGSQRESVQAVTDGALYQLTDMRHWRREDAQGELEQPVPGWQSTLVQRGFDGAVRHFLSAVANQSAPETGGEQALVAQRVVERLLRDNSM, from the coding sequence ATGACTAAATTGCGTGTGGGCGTGGTGGGATTGGGCAGTATTGCGCAGAAGGCTTACCTGCCAATCCTCGGCCAGGCGGCGGATTGGACGCTGGTGGGCGGTTTTTCGCCCAATCAGCAAAAAGCGCAGCCGCTATGCGACAGCTACCGCATGGCCTGTTTCTCCCGTCTGGACAGCCTGGCCGAACAGTGCGACGCGGTTTTTGTCCACAGCAGCACCGCCAGCCATTTTTCCGTGATAGGCGAGCTGCTGAACCGCGGCGTGCACGTTTACGTCGATAAGCCGCTGGCGGAAACGCTGGAGCAGGGCGAGCAGTTGCTCGAGTTGGCCGAGCGGCGAGGCAAAACGCTGATGGTGGGGTTCAACCGCCGTTTCGCGCCGCTTTACCGGCAGCTCAAACAGCAAATGAACCAGCCGGCTTCCATTCGTATGGACAAGCATCGGACGGACAGCGTCGGCCCGCACGATCTGCGTTTTACCCTGTTGGATGACTATCTGCACGTGGTGGACACCGCGCTGTGGCTGGCGGGCGGGCACGAGCAACTGCTGAGCGGCCGTTTGCAGGCCAACGCCGCCGGTGAAATGCTGTATGCCGAACACCACTTCGCCTGCGGCGACACGCAGGTGACGACCAGCATGCATCGCCGGGGCGGCAGCCAGCGTGAAAGCGTGCAGGCGGTGACCGACGGTGCGCTGTATCAGTTGACCGACATGCGCCACTGGCGGCGTGAAGATGCGCAGGGCGAGTTGGAACAGCCGGTGCCGGGCTGGCAAAGCACGCTGGTGCAACGCGGCTTCGATGGGGCGGTGCGGCATTTCCTCAGCGCCGTCGCCAACCAGAGCGCGCCGGAAACCGGCGGCGAACAGGCGCTGGTCGCCCAGCGGGTGGTCGAGCGTTTGCTGCGGGATAACTCTATGTAA
- a CDS encoding YceH family protein, producing the protein MKYELNAKEARVIGCLLEKQVTTPDQYPLSLNAITLACNQKTNREPVMDLSESEVQQLLDLLLRKHFLRTLSGFGNRVVKYEQRFCNSEFGQLKLSPAELAVIATLLLRGAQTPGELRTRTNRMHEFNDVSEVEQVLQQLATREDGPFVVRLAREPGKRESRFMHLFSGQIDEVPAALESEVDGDLSTRVSALENEVSELKRLVQHLLAREAND; encoded by the coding sequence ACAGGTCACGACCCCGGACCAATACCCGCTTTCGCTTAACGCCATTACCCTGGCGTGCAACCAAAAAACCAACCGCGAGCCGGTAATGGATCTGAGCGAAAGTGAAGTGCAGCAACTGCTCGATCTGTTGCTGCGCAAACATTTCCTGCGCACCCTCAGCGGGTTCGGCAACCGGGTAGTCAAGTATGAACAGCGGTTTTGCAACTCCGAGTTCGGCCAACTGAAACTCTCGCCCGCCGAACTGGCGGTGATCGCCACCTTATTGCTGCGCGGCGCGCAAACGCCGGGCGAGCTGCGCACCCGCACCAACCGGATGCACGAGTTCAACGATGTCAGCGAGGTCGAACAGGTGCTGCAGCAGCTGGCTACGCGCGAAGATGGCCCGTTCGTGGTGCGCCTGGCGCGTGAGCCGGGCAAACGCGAAAGCCGGTTCATGCATCTGTTCAGCGGCCAGATTGATGAAGTGCCGGCGGCGCTTGAGTCTGAGGTCGACGGCGACCTGAGCACCAGGGTCAGCGCATTGGAAAACGAAGTATCGGAATTGAAACGGCTGGTGCAACATCTGTTGGCGAGGGAAGCGAATGACTAA